The following coding sequences lie in one Phycicoccus duodecadis genomic window:
- a CDS encoding KamA family radical SAM protein — MAPSIEQPYAYRRRDLIEPDWTRLPGWRDVTPAEWQNAQWQRAHCVKNVAQLRALMGDLLQERFYADLERDQAERATMSMLVPPQMLNTMVPATSEPMPAAGAAFTEAFYADPVRSYMLPVFSDRRTDWSSHPFATRDSLHEHDMWAVEGLTHRYPTKVLAEMLPTCPQYCGHCTRMDLVGNSTPQFTKLKLAGKPVDRYAAMLDYLRRTPGVRDVVVSGGDVANMPWRNLEGFLDQLLDVENIRDIRLATKALMGLPQHWLQPDVVEGVGRVAAKARSRGVSLAIHTHVNNAESVTPLVAQAARTMLEAGVRDVRNQGVLMRGVNDSSEQLLDLCFALQDEASITPYYFYMCDMIPFSEHWRLSLAEAQHLQHAIMGYLPGFATPRIVCDVPFVGKRWVHQVDSYDTEKGMSFWRKNYRTSIEGDDAEALSREYVYYDPIYTLPEAGQRWWRDNHDMGAVHEAALVGAGASHAASVADLG, encoded by the coding sequence ATGGCGCCGAGCATCGAGCAGCCCTACGCCTACCGGCGTCGGGACCTCATCGAACCCGACTGGACCCGACTCCCCGGCTGGCGTGACGTCACGCCGGCCGAGTGGCAGAACGCGCAGTGGCAGCGAGCCCACTGCGTCAAGAACGTCGCGCAGCTGCGCGCCCTCATGGGCGACCTGCTCCAGGAGCGGTTCTACGCCGACCTCGAGCGCGACCAGGCCGAGCGCGCGACGATGTCGATGCTCGTCCCCCCGCAGATGCTCAACACGATGGTCCCCGCCACCTCCGAGCCGATGCCCGCCGCGGGCGCCGCGTTCACCGAGGCGTTCTACGCCGACCCGGTGCGCAGCTACATGCTGCCGGTCTTCTCCGACCGCCGCACCGACTGGTCGAGCCACCCCTTCGCCACCCGCGACAGCCTGCACGAGCACGACATGTGGGCCGTCGAGGGCCTCACCCACCGCTACCCCACCAAGGTCCTGGCCGAGATGCTGCCGACCTGCCCCCAGTACTGCGGGCACTGCACCCGGATGGACCTGGTCGGCAACTCCACCCCGCAGTTCACCAAGCTCAAGCTGGCCGGCAAGCCGGTCGACCGGTACGCCGCGATGCTCGACTACCTCCGGCGCACCCCCGGCGTCCGCGACGTCGTGGTCTCCGGCGGCGATGTCGCGAACATGCCGTGGCGCAACCTCGAAGGCTTCCTCGACCAGCTCCTCGACGTCGAGAACATCCGCGACATCCGCCTCGCCACCAAGGCCCTGATGGGCCTGCCGCAGCACTGGCTGCAGCCCGACGTCGTCGAGGGCGTCGGCCGGGTAGCGGCCAAGGCCCGCTCGCGCGGGGTCTCCCTGGCCATCCACACCCACGTCAACAACGCCGAGTCCGTGACGCCGCTGGTGGCGCAGGCGGCTCGCACCATGCTCGAGGCCGGGGTCCGCGACGTGCGCAACCAGGGCGTCCTGATGCGGGGCGTCAACGACAGCTCCGAGCAGCTCCTCGACCTGTGTTTCGCCCTCCAGGACGAGGCCTCCATCACGCCGTACTACTTCTACATGTGCGACATGATCCCGTTCTCCGAGCACTGGCGGCTCTCGCTCGCCGAGGCGCAGCACCTGCAGCACGCGATCATGGGCTACCTGCCCGGCTTCGCCACCCCGCGCATCGTGTGCGACGTGCCGTTCGTCGGCAAGCGGTGGGTGCACCAGGTCGACAGCTACGACACCGAGAAGGGGATGTCGTTCTGGCGCAAGAACTACCGCACCTCCATCGAAGGTGACGACGCCGAGGCCCTGTCGCGCGAGTACGTCTACTACGACCCGATCTACACCCTCCCCGAGGCCGGGCAGCGCTGGTGGCGCGACAACCACGACATGGGCGCGGTGCACGAGGCCGCCCTGGTCGGGGCGGGCGCCAGCCACGCTGCGTCGGTGGCCGACCTCGGCTGA
- a CDS encoding GNAT family N-acetyltransferase has translation MTAPPGARAASPGSSPVTWPRRVGDLVLRPPVESDVDGVLRWRRRPEVTRWLLRTDVDEEAMRTRLRGERDPDDHSCVVLLAGEAVGMGYLEVADGMGQDGGSAHRRAEGLLGWNLSPEVWGRGYGTAVARELLAVAFGELGLHRVTAGCFADNIASWKLMEKVGMRREQHGVQDSWHAELGWVDGYTHALLRSEWEARRSGPVAGPAGSPGASEGA, from the coding sequence GTGACCGCACCGCCCGGCGCCCGTGCCGCCTCCCCCGGCTCCTCCCCCGTCACCTGGCCGCGGCGGGTCGGCGACCTGGTCCTGCGGCCGCCCGTGGAGTCGGACGTCGACGGGGTCCTGCGGTGGCGCCGCCGGCCGGAGGTGACCCGCTGGCTGCTGCGGACGGACGTCGACGAGGAGGCCATGCGGACCCGGCTGCGCGGCGAACGCGACCCGGACGACCACTCGTGCGTCGTGCTGCTCGCCGGTGAGGCGGTGGGGATGGGCTACCTCGAGGTCGCGGACGGGATGGGCCAGGACGGCGGGAGTGCACACCGCAGGGCGGAGGGCCTGCTGGGGTGGAACCTGTCACCCGAGGTCTGGGGCCGCGGCTACGGCACCGCGGTCGCGCGCGAGCTGCTCGCGGTGGCCTTCGGCGAGCTGGGGTTGCACCGGGTGACGGCCGGCTGCTTCGCCGACAACATCGCGTCGTGGAAGCTCATGGAGAAGGTGGGGATGCGGCGCGAGCAGCACGGCGTGCAGGACTCGTGGCACGCCGAGCTGGGGTGGGTCGACGGGTACACGCACGCGCTGCTGCGTTCGGAGTGGGAGGCGCGGCGGAGCGGTCCGGTGGCGGGTCCGGCGGGTTCGCCAGGGGCCTCCGAGGGGGCGTGA
- a CDS encoding HNH endonuclease signature motif containing protein, whose amino-acid sequence MDRGQLSSRIAAARAEIAALGRALAEHGRGLDAVECYELAGELQGVVNAAEGAQGVAAALGARVEVRLSGDGPVERVHPVGYVDQMAASLVALEAGLTEGLAGRKVHLGAALGERFPLVRDLVLAGDVAAATAHKVVDACAGLDVEACGRVDAEVAGRLAELDPAQVTAHVRRVATRVAAEQVAAQVSKTRRSRTVEVRPGPDGLTDVYALLPTATVAAAWAATEQLAGEYRQIDDTLTLSEARADAFGDLLLRNVTVTASVTLGMPVVTDRPAPEPELVETIEVPWADDDTVIDAYTGEETRFADLPPEAQRLFETTTMTVDPDLTPTPMAQVAPGFAVSGTQLPGLGWVDAATVANLLKVLPMDVARAVLDADTGTLASLTTSAYRPNKAMRDFVATRDGTCRMWGCTRRAEYTDLDHTKPWPQGATSPTDLACLCRRHHRLKQQGRWHPTLDPDGTLTWTSPSGTRRATEPTHRLLPTPAEPTLAAAAAPPPF is encoded by the coding sequence ATGGACAGGGGGCAGCTCAGCAGCCGTATCGCGGCCGCGCGCGCGGAGATCGCGGCGCTGGGGCGTGCGCTGGCCGAGCACGGCCGCGGGCTGGATGCGGTGGAGTGTTACGAGCTGGCCGGAGAGCTGCAGGGAGTCGTGAACGCGGCCGAGGGCGCCCAGGGTGTCGCGGCCGCGTTGGGGGCTCGGGTCGAGGTCCGGCTCTCCGGTGACGGGCCGGTGGAGCGGGTTCACCCGGTGGGGTACGTGGACCAGATGGCGGCGAGCCTCGTCGCGCTGGAGGCCGGTCTGACGGAGGGGCTGGCGGGGAGGAAGGTGCACCTCGGGGCAGCGTTGGGTGAGCGGTTCCCGCTGGTGCGTGACCTGGTCCTCGCGGGGGATGTGGCGGCCGCGACGGCGCACAAGGTGGTCGACGCCTGTGCCGGGCTGGACGTCGAGGCGTGCGGGCGGGTCGATGCCGAGGTCGCCGGCCGGTTGGCGGAGCTGGACCCGGCCCAGGTGACCGCGCACGTGCGCCGGGTCGCGACGCGGGTCGCGGCCGAGCAGGTCGCCGCGCAGGTCTCGAAGACCCGCCGTTCCCGCACCGTCGAGGTCCGACCGGGCCCGGACGGCCTGACTGACGTGTACGCCCTCCTGCCGACGGCGACCGTGGCCGCGGCCTGGGCGGCGACCGAGCAGCTCGCCGGGGAGTACCGGCAGATCGACGACACCCTGACCCTGTCCGAGGCGCGGGCCGACGCGTTCGGGGACCTGCTGCTGCGCAACGTGACCGTCACCGCCTCGGTCACCTTGGGCATGCCGGTGGTCACCGACCGCCCCGCGCCCGAACCCGAGCTCGTCGAGACCATCGAGGTGCCCTGGGCCGACGACGACACGGTCATCGACGCCTACACCGGCGAGGAGACCCGCTTCGCCGACCTCCCCCCGGAGGCGCAGCGGCTGTTCGAGACCACGACCATGACCGTGGACCCGGACCTCACCCCGACACCCATGGCCCAAGTCGCACCGGGGTTCGCGGTCTCCGGGACGCAGCTGCCCGGCCTCGGCTGGGTCGACGCCGCCACCGTCGCCAACCTCCTCAAGGTTCTCCCCATGGACGTGGCCCGGGCCGTCCTCGACGCCGACACCGGCACCCTCGCCTCCCTGACCACCAGCGCCTACCGACCGAACAAGGCGATGCGGGACTTCGTGGCCACCCGGGACGGGACCTGCCGGATGTGGGGCTGCACCCGCCGCGCCGAGTACACCGACCTCGACCACACCAAACCCTGGCCCCAAGGCGCCACCTCACCGACCGACCTGGCGTGCCTGTGCCGACGGCACCACCGGCTGAAGCAGCAGGGCCGCTGGCACCCCACCCTCGACCCCGACGGCACCCTCACCTGGACCAGCCCCTCCGGCACGCGCCGCGCCACCGAACCCACCCACCGCCTCCTGCCGACGCCGGCTGAGCCAACGCTCGCCGCCGCGGCAGCACCTCCCCCGTTCTGA
- a CDS encoding amidohydrolase, giving the protein MPTTLFRRGRLSTPEHQAATALVVGDDGRVAWMGDEDGADRHADAVDVVHDLGGALVLPGFVDAHAHVSHTGLGMRGVDLAGTRTVTEALDLIAAAVRASRGRPVFAHGWQEQDWTRERAMTARELDRASAGGVVYASRIDGHSAVVSSALAAASGAAALDGWSASGFVVRDAKNAARAAFDAARTPAGRRDDIETALRAAAAAGIVSVHECGGPLLTSAEDFADVLDLGRRGDLPGVIGYWAEAVTEPEQARALMALHGAHGLAGDLNIDGSIGSHTCLLRDDFADAPGVRGTAYRDVAGVRDHVAACAAAGITSGFHVIGDAGMDLVLEGFVRAAELVGDAAVRASRPRLEHAEMIDDAGIATMARLGIGASVQPAFDAYWGGREGMYAERLGADRGVATNPLRSFASAGVRLAMGSDSPVTPFAPWAGVRAAVEHRDESQRLDPATALASHTAGGWGLAGVEGAGVLRVGAPASFAAWSVAELGLAGLPRLGGGLPLPECLLTVRDGVTLFDSRA; this is encoded by the coding sequence GTGCCGACGACCCTCTTCCGCCGTGGACGCCTCTCGACCCCCGAGCACCAGGCGGCCACCGCCCTGGTCGTCGGCGACGACGGGCGGGTCGCGTGGATGGGCGACGAGGACGGGGCCGACCGGCACGCCGACGCGGTGGACGTCGTGCACGACCTGGGCGGGGCCCTGGTGCTGCCGGGGTTCGTCGACGCTCACGCGCACGTGTCCCACACCGGCCTCGGGATGCGCGGGGTCGACCTCGCCGGCACGCGCACCGTGACCGAGGCGCTCGACCTCATCGCTGCGGCCGTGCGGGCGTCCCGGGGCCGGCCGGTGTTCGCCCACGGCTGGCAGGAGCAGGACTGGACGCGCGAGCGAGCCATGACGGCACGGGAGCTCGACCGGGCCAGCGCGGGCGGGGTGGTCTACGCGTCGAGGATCGACGGGCACTCGGCCGTGGTGTCGTCGGCGCTGGCGGCGGCGTCGGGCGCGGCGGCGCTGGACGGGTGGAGCGCGTCGGGGTTCGTCGTCCGCGACGCCAAGAACGCGGCCCGCGCCGCCTTCGACGCGGCGCGTACCCCGGCCGGCCGGCGCGACGACATCGAGACCGCGCTGCGCGCCGCCGCCGCGGCCGGCATCGTCTCGGTGCACGAGTGCGGGGGGCCGCTGCTGACCTCGGCCGAGGACTTCGCCGACGTCCTCGACCTGGGGCGCCGCGGCGACCTGCCGGGCGTCATCGGGTACTGGGCCGAGGCGGTGACCGAGCCCGAGCAGGCGCGGGCGCTGATGGCGCTGCACGGCGCCCACGGCCTGGCCGGTGACCTCAACATCGACGGCTCGATCGGCTCGCACACCTGCCTCCTGCGCGACGACTTCGCCGACGCCCCGGGCGTGCGCGGCACCGCCTACCGTGACGTGGCCGGGGTGCGCGACCACGTGGCGGCCTGTGCTGCGGCCGGGATCACCAGCGGCTTCCACGTCATCGGGGACGCGGGGATGGACCTGGTCCTCGAGGGTTTCGTGCGGGCCGCCGAGCTGGTGGGGGATGCCGCGGTGCGCGCGTCACGGCCCCGGCTCGAGCACGCCGAGATGATCGACGACGCCGGCATCGCCACCATGGCGCGACTCGGCATCGGGGCCAGCGTGCAGCCCGCCTTCGACGCCTACTGGGGTGGCCGCGAGGGGATGTACGCCGAGCGGCTCGGCGCCGACCGGGGCGTGGCGACCAACCCGCTGCGCTCGTTCGCCTCGGCGGGGGTGCGCCTCGCGATGGGCTCGGACTCGCCCGTCACGCCGTTCGCCCCGTGGGCCGGGGTACGCGCCGCCGTCGAGCACCGCGACGAGTCCCAGCGGCTCGACCCGGCGACGGCTCTCGCGTCGCACACCGCCGGGGGCTGGGGCCTGGCTGGGGTCGAGGGCGCGGGAGTGCTGCGCGTCGGCGCGCCGGCCTCGTTCGCCGCGTGGTCGGTGGCCGAGCTCGGGCTCGCCGGCCTGCCCCGTCTCGGCGGCGGCCTGCCGCTGCCCGAGTGCTTGCTCACCGTCCGCGACGGCGTGACCCTTTTCGACAGCCGAGCCTGA
- a CDS encoding L-erythro-3,5-diaminohexanoate dehydrogenase: MRSTPSSAVGLHRVVDPAGASLPQAARVLDAGPELWPDEVRVDVETLNLDAASFRQLSEKHAGDGAAVRAEVLAIVAERGKMQNPVTGSGGMLVGTVAEVGPESPLGLAVGDRVATLVSLSLTPLVITDALARWDGRSERVPAEGTAVLFGRSIAAKLPEDLSADLSLMVMDVCGAPALVSRVVREHLARGSAPTVAVLGAAGKSGSLSLAAARASGAGRRIGVVPFEAEAAVLRTTGLADEVVIADARSPLGLSEAVAAAGGPADVTVVCVDVPGCEQPAVLATAQGGTIIYFSMATNFAAAALGAEGLAADVRMLVGNGYVPGHAEYALELLRGDDAVRGLFEARLTEG, from the coding sequence GTGCGATCGACCCCCAGCTCGGCCGTGGGCCTGCACCGCGTCGTCGACCCTGCGGGGGCCTCGCTGCCCCAGGCGGCCCGGGTCCTCGACGCCGGCCCGGAGCTGTGGCCCGACGAGGTGCGCGTCGACGTCGAGACCCTCAACCTGGATGCCGCGTCCTTCCGGCAGCTGTCCGAGAAGCACGCCGGCGACGGCGCCGCGGTGCGGGCCGAGGTGCTCGCCATCGTGGCCGAGCGGGGCAAGATGCAGAACCCGGTCACCGGCTCGGGCGGGATGCTCGTGGGCACCGTGGCCGAGGTCGGCCCGGAGTCGCCGCTGGGGCTGGCTGTGGGGGATCGGGTGGCCACGCTGGTGTCGCTGTCGCTGACGCCGCTGGTCATCACCGACGCCCTGGCCCGGTGGGACGGGCGCTCCGAGCGGGTGCCGGCCGAGGGGACGGCCGTCCTCTTCGGGCGCTCGATCGCCGCGAAGCTCCCCGAGGACCTCTCGGCCGACCTGTCGCTGATGGTCATGGACGTGTGCGGCGCGCCGGCGCTGGTCAGCCGCGTGGTGCGCGAGCACCTGGCGCGGGGGAGCGCACCCACGGTGGCGGTCCTCGGGGCAGCCGGCAAGTCGGGGTCGCTGTCGCTGGCGGCCGCGCGGGCCTCCGGGGCGGGGCGGCGCATCGGCGTCGTCCCGTTCGAGGCGGAGGCGGCCGTGCTGCGCACCACCGGGCTGGCCGACGAGGTCGTCATCGCCGACGCCCGCTCGCCGCTCGGGCTCTCGGAGGCGGTGGCCGCGGCCGGGGGACCGGCCGACGTCACCGTCGTCTGCGTCGACGTGCCCGGATGCGAGCAGCCGGCGGTGCTCGCGACGGCCCAGGGCGGCACCATCATCTACTTCTCGATGGCCACCAACTTCGCGGCGGCGGCGCTGGGGGCCGAGGGGCTGGCCGCCGACGTGCGGATGCTCGTGGGCAACGGCTACGTGCCCGGGCACGCCGAGTACGCGCTCGAGCTGCTGCGCGGCGACGACGCCGTGCGCGGGCTGTTCGAGGCGCGTCTCACGGAGGGCTGA